A single region of the Triticum dicoccoides isolate Atlit2015 ecotype Zavitan chromosome 2B, WEW_v2.0, whole genome shotgun sequence genome encodes:
- the LOC119362415 gene encoding WEB family protein At2g38370-like has product MEEEARPPLLPVRVPVNGEDLAPPSAGACGVGVGVGGGRAEIDTSAPFESVREAVDRFGGSAAWSSHLVNRIFAHHKKQNQTVCGGTEDEQRANLAEQTAQIEKELGAKERETLDVLKQLESAKKIIADLKLKIQKKTGEDTLQPEEEKQQQQQDSNCSFTELSTAEPEVKRPEGNAEATEVQTAEPEAKQQPEGNAEVAEMQTTEPEVKQPDGNANAGADVDMCAGLDEQEHQQQHPNLVLMELEQAKSNLNRTTGDLAAIRASIESLRNDIATEKVLVERSREKVSSDATLVSSLKQELDQTTQKLQTLKDLQRRREDPSDIFFEIKRMTSEIEQLRNAANASKSEAMMLAAEIEQTKATIGTAEVRCLAAKKMEEAARAAEALALAEIKALLCSEASAQDLQDTDGVSLSVEEYSELASMAQEADESSRNKIAAAMVHVDEANQSKSESLTRLEEAKMEVEECKKALQEALKRVETANRRKFAVEETLRRCRSETGHKRRSFRGSPKFKTAAHRHRDDSHCMDIIDVSDNSMKPTLSIGQILSMKLMGPDGYDKSVSDDTSTSETSSVSLGQILNRRQAILTYSSDASANKKFSGKRKKFAFTGLSVFLAKQAKSKKKRGSDEN; this is encoded by the exons ATGGAAGAGGAGGCCCGCCCGCCCCTGCTCCCGGTGCGCGTCCCGGTGAACGGCGAGGACCTGGCCCCGCCCTCCGCTGGCGCgtgcggcgtcggcgtcggcgtcggcggcggcagggCGGAGATCGACACCTCCGCGCCGTTCGAGTCCGTGCGGGAGGCCGTCGACCGCTTCGGCGGCAGCGCCGCCTGGAGCTCCCACCTCGTCAACCGCATCTTCGCGCACCACAAG AAACAGAACCAGACTGTGTGTGGGGGGACTGAAGACGAGCAACGCGCCAATCTGGCGGAGCAGACCGCGCAGATAGAGAAGGAGCTCGGCGCCAAGGAGAGGGAGACGCTCGACGTGCTCAAGCAGCTGGAGTCCGCCAAGAAGATCATCGCAGATTTGAAGCTCAAGATTCAGAAGAAAACAGGTGAAGATACATTGCAGCCTGAAGAAGagaagcagcagcaacagcaagaTAGCAACTGCTCTTTCACTGAACTGTCCACAGCAGAACCTGAAGTGAAGCGGCCTGAAGGAAATGCTGAGGCTACAGAAGTGCAAACAGCAGAACCTGAAGCCAAGCAGCAGCCTGAGGGAAATGCTGAAGTTGCAGAAATGCAAACAACAGAACCTGAAGTGAAGCAGCCTGATGGAAATGCAAATGCTGGAGCTGATGTGGACATGTGCGCCGGTCTAGATGAACAAGAGCACCAGCAGCAGCATCCTAACTTGGTTCTGATGGAGCTCGAGCAGGCAAAGTCGAACCTGAACAGAACCACGGGTGACCTCGCTGCCATCAGAGCCTCCATCGAGTCGCTGCGCAACGACATCGCAACGGAGAAAGTCCTGGTGGAGAGGAGCCGGGAGAAGGTGTCCTCGGACGCCACCTTGGTTTCTTCTCTGAAGCAGGAGCTGGACCAGACCACGCAGAAGCTGCAGACGCTGAAGGATCTTCAGAGAAGGCGCGAGGATCCCTCGGACATCTTCTTCGAGATCAAGAGGATGACTTCCGAGATAGAGCAGCTCAGGAATGCTGCAAATGCTTCGAAATCTGAAGCCATGATGTTAGCTGCCGAGATTGAGCAGACCAAGGCCACCATCGGCACTGCTGAAGTGAGATGTCTTGCAGCCAAGAAGATGGAAGAAGCTGCAAGAGCAGCTGAAGCTCTTGCACTAGCTGAGATCAAGGCCCTGCTCTGCAGTGAAGCCTCAGCTCAAGATCTCCAGGACACAGATGGAGTGAGCCTTTCAGTGGAAGAGTACTCCGAGCTTGCTTCGATGGCTCAAGAGGCCGATGAAAGCTCAAGGAACAAGATTGCAGCTGCCATGGTCCATGTCGATGAAGCCAACCAATCGAAGTCGGAGTCACTCACAAGGCTAGAGGAAGCGAAAATGGAGGTCGAGGAATGCAAGAAGGCGCTACAAGAGGCCCTGAAGAGGGTAGAGACTGCCAACCGAAGAAAGTTTGCGGTGGAAGAGACCCTTCGTCGATGCCGATCCGAGACCGGACACAAGAGGCGCTCATTCCGTGGCTCCCCCAAGTTCAAAACTGCAGCACATCGCCACAGAGATGACTCTCACTGCATGGACATCATCGATGTTTCAGACAACTCCATGAAACCGACACTGTCGATCGGGCAAATACTGAGTATGAAGCTGATGGGGCCTGATGGGTACGACAAGAGCGTGTCGGACGACACGAGTACGAGTGAAACTTCTAGTGTCTCCCTTGGCCAGATCCTGAACAGGAGGCAGGCAATCTTGACTTATAGCAGTGATGCAAGTGCTAACAAGAAATTCTCCGGAAAGAGGAAGAAGTTTGCCTTCACTGGGCTTTCAGTTTTCTTGGCAAAGCaggccaagagcaagaagaagagaggATCAGATGAGAACTGA